The following proteins are encoded in a genomic region of Phycisphaerae bacterium:
- a CDS encoding response regulator: MMTPALSGMHLLIIDDDADFRRVVVAQLRSAGCAASTAASYEEGIRVLEGDDSINAVLLDHPTVSSRVVGVVDTLRRARPSAAIVGNSGSDRRREFALAGVSRYLQKPWRLDDLARVLSTRVEACVTCGRRLPLRLPVPGEQGESWVCASCGARYFALLDECAPEELRPYATRADAVAPQRSAGP; the protein is encoded by the coding sequence ATGATGACACCGGCACTGAGCGGGATGCACCTGCTGATCATTGACGACGACGCCGATTTTCGCCGGGTCGTGGTCGCGCAGTTGCGCAGCGCCGGCTGCGCGGCGTCCACCGCCGCCTCGTACGAGGAGGGGATTCGAGTTCTCGAGGGCGATGACTCCATCAATGCGGTCTTGCTGGATCACCCGACGGTCAGCAGTCGCGTCGTGGGGGTAGTCGACACGCTGCGGCGCGCGCGGCCGAGTGCGGCCATTGTGGGCAACAGCGGCTCGGATCGCCGACGCGAATTCGCGCTGGCCGGCGTGAGTCGCTATCTGCAGAAGCCATGGCGCCTCGATGACTTGGCGCGCGTGCTGAGTACGCGCGTTGAGGCGTGCGTGACCTGCGGCCGACGGTTGCCACTCCGGCTGCCGGTGCCGGGTGAGCAGGGCGAGAGCTGGGTGTGTGCCTCGTGCGGTGCGCGGTACTTCGCGCTACTCGATGAATGCGCGCCGGAGGAGTTGCGGCCATACGCGACCCGCGCCGATGCCGTCGCGCCGCAGCGGTCGGCTGGGCCCTGA
- the trxA gene encoding thioredoxin — protein MAGANTLTFTDDNFEAEVLKSDVPVLVDFWAQWCGPCLMLAPTIDELATAYAGKAKVGKVDVDQAAGLASLYGIQNIPTVLIFNGGEQKERIVGAKHKRDYQAALDAQIGK, from the coding sequence ATGGCCGGCGCAAACACGCTGACGTTCACCGACGACAATTTTGAAGCCGAAGTGCTGAAGTCTGACGTGCCCGTGCTCGTCGATTTCTGGGCCCAGTGGTGCGGACCCTGCCTGATGCTCGCCCCCACCATCGATGAGCTGGCCACGGCGTACGCGGGCAAGGCCAAGGTCGGCAAGGTCGACGTGGACCAGGCGGCCGGCCTCGCGAGCCTGTACGGCATCCAGAACATCCCGACCGTGCTGATTTTCAACGGCGGCGAGCAGAAAGAGCGGATCGTCGGAGCCAAGCACAAGCGTGACTACCAGGCGGCGCTCGACGCCCAGATCGGTAAGTAG
- a CDS encoding radical SAM protein: MPHRDDLPFAGPAGYDSRTETAAHTTASRLHKTYLDTGAVSDNPNKNAGRADDGHISSQQYACGGSFLQRPAEHTRAIDLNFHHPLEDWLGRDFARRLLRWVSRPRGGGQTIIEEVLASYGNPQAPWSQRLKYWPLHRFIDRMRGQTSIETFRTRVSEHSSTVRGLVATARSVAEFGLTVPQRFSAPLFSVWNFTNRCNLRCRHCYQDSAHSALADELTLDEKFDLVDQMAAEYVPMIAFAGGEPTICPDLLPVLRRCQKYGLHVSVATHGGTMTPRLAAELADAGARYIEISLDSVHPEKHDAFRGQPGMWHRTVRGMRTVVQQPGLRLGIAMCVHQGNFDEVEDMLQFAVDIGASCIAHFNFIPVGRGLEMTEGDLTPPQREWLLRTFNTWMQSGRIGVISTAPQLGRVCLVHSAPEGRQSCSHAGSGGGWKARVVAKYLGGCGAGRTYVCIEPNGDITPCVYMPQRVLGNIRRRRFADIFRHNEFWELLCDRTKLTHHCEVCRFKNYCGGCRARADSYYGTINAGDPGCIFNEKHWDELVLRGAATAPPGAPVAVRGYDGCKTTWVADRPRA, encoded by the coding sequence ATGCCGCACCGTGACGACTTGCCCTTCGCCGGTCCCGCAGGCTACGACAGCCGCACGGAGACCGCTGCGCACACGACGGCGTCCCGGCTTCACAAGACCTATTTGGACACCGGTGCGGTCTCGGACAATCCGAACAAGAACGCCGGCCGCGCTGACGACGGGCACATCTCCTCGCAGCAGTACGCGTGCGGCGGCAGCTTTTTGCAGCGCCCCGCCGAGCACACCCGCGCGATCGACCTGAACTTTCACCACCCGCTCGAAGACTGGCTCGGGCGCGACTTCGCCCGTCGCCTGCTGCGCTGGGTTTCGCGTCCCCGCGGCGGCGGCCAGACCATCATCGAGGAAGTTCTCGCCTCGTATGGCAATCCGCAGGCGCCGTGGTCACAGCGTCTCAAGTACTGGCCGCTGCACAGGTTCATCGACCGCATGCGCGGCCAGACGTCCATCGAGACGTTTCGCACCCGCGTCAGTGAGCACAGCAGCACGGTCCGCGGCCTGGTTGCCACCGCGCGCAGCGTCGCCGAGTTCGGCCTGACCGTGCCGCAGCGCTTCTCCGCGCCGCTGTTCAGCGTGTGGAACTTCACCAACCGCTGCAACCTGCGCTGCCGGCACTGCTACCAGGACAGCGCCCACAGCGCCCTTGCGGACGAGCTCACGCTGGACGAGAAGTTCGACCTCGTCGACCAGATGGCCGCCGAGTACGTCCCCATGATCGCCTTCGCCGGCGGCGAGCCCACGATCTGCCCGGACCTGCTGCCGGTGCTCCGCCGTTGCCAGAAATACGGGCTGCATGTCAGCGTCGCCACACACGGCGGCACAATGACGCCGCGGCTGGCCGCGGAGCTGGCCGACGCGGGCGCTCGCTACATCGAAATCTCGCTTGACTCCGTGCACCCGGAGAAGCACGACGCCTTTCGCGGCCAGCCCGGCATGTGGCACCGCACCGTGCGCGGCATGCGCACCGTCGTCCAGCAGCCCGGCCTGCGGCTCGGCATCGCGATGTGCGTCCACCAGGGCAACTTCGACGAAGTCGAGGACATGCTCCAGTTCGCCGTCGACATCGGCGCGTCCTGCATCGCGCACTTCAACTTTATCCCCGTCGGCCGCGGCCTGGAAATGACGGAGGGCGATCTCACGCCGCCGCAGCGCGAATGGCTCCTGCGCACATTCAACACGTGGATGCAGTCTGGCCGCATCGGCGTCATCTCCACCGCCCCACAACTCGGCCGCGTGTGCCTCGTGCATTCCGCGCCCGAGGGGCGGCAATCGTGCTCGCACGCCGGCTCGGGCGGCGGATGGAAGGCGCGCGTCGTCGCGAAGTACCTCGGGGGCTGCGGCGCTGGGCGGACGTACGTCTGCATCGAACCCAACGGCGACATCACGCCCTGCGTATACATGCCGCAGCGCGTCCTGGGCAATATCCGCCGTCGCCGGTTCGCGGACATTTTCCGCCACAACGAGTTCTGGGAGCTGCTGTGCGACCGGACGAAGCTGACGCATCACTGCGAGGTCTGCCGCTTCAAGAACTACTGCGGCGGCTGCCGGGCGCGGGCGGACAGCTATTACGGCACGATCAACGCCGGTGATCCCGGCTGCATCTTCAACGAGAAGCACTGGGACGAGCTGGTGCTGCGTGGCGCCGCCACCGCACCGCCGGGCGCTCCCGTGGCGGTCCGCGGTTACGACGGCTGTAAGACGACCTGGGTCGCGGATCGGCCGCGTGCCTGA
- a CDS encoding ribonuclease D gives MRPPEIISKQATLDARCEEWRKAGSFAFDTEFIRDDTYDATLCLIQVTTDGTAALIDPTADVDVRVFWQLVADPAVMTIVHAGKEDFEVCLRTTGQVPRNVFDVQVAAGFVGRGYPLSLVRLVESVLKRRISKGQTLTDWLRRPLTPAQIRYAVEDVIYLPAIQAQLASEIERAGRTTWLAEEMRDFEQAEFYRAPVEDRALRLKGSKKLDGLGLVVLERLVEWRDQWAQSRNRPLRALMRDDILVEIARRRPQHESDLEVMRGFPQARNHKVIHELLDLIAEAARTPPSEWPQPYEHREDSPMAIATLDLLSAVTQAICHEEQLSRNLLGGTQRLRDLMDFQAGHRTERPALLTGWREQFIGRRLVELLDGRSEIHLSGWPARPRLDVVAHGSGRKKRAEARK, from the coding sequence ATGCGACCACCCGAGATCATCAGCAAGCAGGCAACGCTCGATGCCCGGTGCGAGGAATGGCGCAAGGCCGGATCCTTTGCGTTCGACACCGAATTCATCCGCGACGACACCTACGATGCGACGCTGTGCCTGATCCAGGTAACCACCGACGGCACGGCCGCGTTGATTGACCCCACGGCCGACGTCGACGTGCGCGTCTTCTGGCAGCTTGTCGCCGACCCGGCCGTGATGACGATCGTCCACGCCGGCAAGGAGGACTTCGAGGTCTGTTTGCGCACGACCGGCCAGGTGCCGCGCAACGTCTTTGATGTGCAGGTGGCCGCCGGCTTTGTCGGTCGCGGCTATCCGCTGAGCCTCGTCCGACTGGTCGAGAGCGTCCTCAAGCGTCGCATTTCCAAGGGGCAGACCCTGACCGACTGGCTGCGCCGGCCGCTGACACCCGCCCAGATTCGCTACGCGGTCGAGGATGTCATCTACCTGCCGGCCATACAGGCTCAGCTCGCCAGCGAGATCGAACGGGCGGGGCGCACCACCTGGCTGGCGGAGGAGATGCGGGACTTCGAGCAGGCGGAATTCTACCGGGCACCGGTCGAGGACCGGGCCTTGCGCCTCAAGGGGAGCAAGAAGCTGGACGGCTTGGGGCTCGTCGTGCTGGAACGGCTCGTCGAGTGGCGGGACCAATGGGCACAGTCGCGCAATCGCCCGTTGCGGGCGCTGATGCGCGATGACATCCTCGTCGAGATCGCCCGCCGCCGACCACAACACGAATCCGACCTCGAAGTCATGCGCGGGTTCCCGCAGGCCCGCAACCACAAGGTCATCCACGAGCTGCTCGACCTGATCGCCGAGGCGGCCAGAACACCGCCGAGCGAGTGGCCGCAGCCCTACGAGCATCGCGAGGATTCGCCGATGGCGATCGCGACGCTCGATCTGCTTTCCGCCGTCACGCAGGCCATCTGTCACGAGGAGCAGCTCAGCCGCAACCTGCTGGGTGGCACGCAGCGATTGCGGGATCTGATGGACTTCCAGGCCGGGCACAGGACCGAGCGCCCAGCCTTGCTGACCGGCTGGCGCGAGCAGTTCATCGGCCGCCGGCTGGTCGAGTTGCTGGATGGCCGGAGCGAAATCCACCTTTCCGGCTGGCCGGCGCGCCCGCGCCTCGACGTCGTGGCCCACGGCTCCGGACGCAAGAAGCGGGCGGAGGCGCGGAAATAG
- the tsf gene encoding translation elongation factor Ts: MEITAAMVKALREKTGLSMMECKNALVEANGDMEKAQELLRKKGHSQMEKRAGRETAHGRIVCQIDSAAGRAALVEVLCETEPVTGTEDFIKLAEAAGQVAVKLAAPTPEAILAQPVPGDTSRKVSDLLHDAVNRIRENIKIGRVAAVSGHFGHYLHHDRRKGVLVEFTAPCPAEVAADVCMHVVSMRPPFARREEVDAALIEKERQFATEQVQGKPANMIEKIVTGKLNRWFGEMVLLEQPFVKDDKQSVGDYLRRHSPDLSVKRFFRLEIGEA; this comes from the coding sequence ATGGAAATTACCGCGGCCATGGTGAAGGCCCTCCGCGAGAAGACTGGCCTTTCGATGATGGAGTGCAAGAACGCGCTGGTCGAGGCCAATGGCGACATGGAAAAGGCCCAGGAGCTGCTCCGCAAGAAGGGGCACTCGCAAATGGAGAAACGCGCGGGGCGTGAGACGGCCCACGGGCGCATCGTCTGCCAGATCGACTCGGCTGCCGGCCGCGCGGCGCTGGTCGAGGTGCTCTGTGAGACCGAGCCGGTGACCGGCACCGAGGACTTCATCAAGCTCGCCGAGGCCGCTGGCCAGGTCGCCGTCAAACTCGCTGCGCCCACGCCCGAGGCCATCCTCGCGCAGCCGGTGCCCGGCGACACCAGCCGCAAGGTCAGTGACCTTCTGCATGACGCCGTGAACCGCATCCGCGAGAACATCAAGATCGGGCGCGTCGCCGCCGTCTCCGGCCACTTCGGCCACTACCTGCACCATGACCGCCGCAAGGGCGTGCTCGTCGAGTTCACCGCTCCCTGCCCCGCGGAGGTCGCCGCCGACGTGTGCATGCACGTCGTGTCGATGCGGCCGCCGTTCGCCCGGCGAGAAGAGGTCGATGCCGCCCTGATCGAGAAGGAGCGGCAGTTCGCCACGGAACAGGTCCAGGGCAAGCCGGCGAACATGATCGAGAAGATCGTCACCGGCAAGCTCAACCGCTGGTTCGGCGAAATGGTCCTGCTCGAACAGCCCTTCGTGAAGGACGACAAGCAGTCGGTCGGCGACTACCTCCGCCGCCACTCGCCGGACCTCTCCGTCAAGCGTTTCTTCCGCCTGGAGATCGGCGAGGCGTAG
- the rpsB gene encoding 30S ribosomal protein S2 — MASSLVRELLDAGIHFGHRCSRWNPKMAPFLYGKRNAIHIIDIRETLRGLLKAKKFVAQVVSRGGDVLFIGTKRQAREIVERHARRCGMHFVTERWLGGTLTNFRTIRSRLQRLEELEALVASPEWETGYSKKMKSMLSRELQKIRRNLDGIRRMNRLPAACIMVDVRKEINAVREARAMDVPTICLLDTDSDPDLADIPIPGNDDAMRAIELVMREIADAVEEGKKARPEPVEAAETREGPGPGRGRRPRRGGPDLPAPHEGEMPSPATLVVPTSAPADLPAPGDAAAPA, encoded by the coding sequence TTGGCTTCTTCTCTGGTCCGCGAACTCCTGGATGCGGGCATCCATTTCGGTCATCGCTGCAGTCGCTGGAACCCGAAAATGGCCCCCTTCCTCTACGGCAAACGCAACGCCATCCACATCATCGACATTCGTGAAACGCTCCGGGGGCTCCTGAAGGCCAAGAAATTCGTCGCGCAGGTCGTGTCGCGCGGCGGCGACGTGCTCTTCATCGGCACCAAGCGCCAGGCGCGCGAGATCGTCGAGCGCCACGCCCGGCGCTGCGGCATGCACTTCGTCACCGAGCGCTGGCTCGGCGGCACCCTTACGAACTTCCGCACGATCCGCTCGCGCCTGCAGCGGCTCGAGGAGTTGGAAGCCCTCGTTGCCAGCCCCGAGTGGGAAACCGGTTACTCCAAGAAGATGAAGTCGATGCTCTCGCGCGAGCTGCAGAAAATCCGGCGCAACCTCGATGGCATCCGGCGCATGAACCGGCTGCCCGCCGCCTGCATTATGGTCGACGTGCGGAAAGAGATTAACGCCGTCCGCGAAGCGCGCGCCATGGACGTTCCCACGATCTGCCTGCTCGACACGGATAGCGATCCCGATCTGGCGGACATCCCCATCCCCGGTAACGATGACGCCATGCGGGCGATCGAGCTGGTCATGCGTGAGATTGCCGACGCCGTCGAGGAAGGCAAGAAGGCCCGGCCCGAGCCGGTCGAGGCCGCCGAAACGCGCGAAGGCCCCGGCCCCGGCCGTGGTCGCCGGCCGCGCCGCGGTGGCCCGGATCTGCCCGCGCCACACGAGGGCGAAATGCCGTCGCCGGCCACGCTTGTGGTCCCGACCAGCGCGCCGGCCGACCTGCCGGCGCCGGGTGATGCCGCCGCGCCGGCCTAA
- the fliM gene encoding flagellar motor switch protein FliM, with the protein MGDVLDQSEIDALLASVAEEAAGTPETPTTVAVKPPPGLDATAGFARHDVSTYDFKRPERVSKDHIRALGSIHDGFARNFGATLSGFLRTIIDVRVVGVEQLTYSEFIHSLPNPTCFVIVQAPPLEGQMCVEISPLIVYPIIDRLLGGSSSDMFIPQRPLTAIEWRLMRRLINKALEHLSEVWRNLVEAKFDVVDTESNPQLVHIVAPTEVVVFITFEIKMGQCAGTMSICIPFNTIESVLSKLTTQSWFGYARKGATQTQRQRIVRNLTHGKVGLTAFLGRAQVRLSELRALRPGDIIQLEKHVKKELLLQIEGRNKFAGVAGQYRGRRALRITRRAEIDEAI; encoded by the coding sequence ATGGGCGACGTTCTCGACCAAAGCGAAATTGACGCGCTGCTGGCCTCGGTCGCCGAGGAGGCCGCGGGCACGCCCGAGACTCCAACTACGGTCGCGGTGAAGCCGCCGCCGGGGCTGGACGCGACCGCGGGCTTCGCGCGCCACGACGTCAGCACGTACGACTTCAAGCGGCCAGAGCGCGTCAGCAAGGACCATATTCGCGCGCTGGGCTCGATTCACGACGGCTTCGCGCGGAATTTCGGCGCGACGCTGTCGGGGTTCCTGCGGACGATCATTGACGTGCGGGTGGTCGGCGTCGAGCAGCTCACGTACAGCGAGTTCATTCACTCGCTGCCCAACCCGACGTGCTTCGTCATCGTCCAGGCGCCGCCGCTCGAAGGGCAGATGTGCGTCGAGATCAGCCCGTTGATCGTCTATCCCATCATTGATCGCCTGCTGGGCGGCAGCAGCTCAGACATGTTCATTCCGCAGCGGCCGCTGACGGCGATCGAATGGCGGCTGATGCGCCGGCTGATCAACAAAGCGCTGGAGCACTTGTCGGAGGTATGGCGCAATCTCGTCGAAGCGAAGTTCGATGTCGTTGACACCGAGAGCAACCCGCAGCTCGTGCACATCGTCGCGCCGACCGAAGTGGTGGTCTTCATCACCTTCGAGATCAAGATGGGCCAGTGCGCGGGCACGATGAGCATCTGCATCCCGTTCAACACGATCGAGTCGGTGCTGAGCAAGCTCACCACGCAATCGTGGTTCGGCTACGCGCGCAAGGGCGCGACGCAGACGCAGCGGCAGCGCATCGTCCGCAACCTGACGCATGGCAAGGTCGGGCTCACCGCGTTCCTCGGCCGCGCGCAGGTGCGGCTCAGCGAGCTGCGCGCCTTGCGGCCCGGCGACATCATCCAGCTCGAAAAGCACGTCAAGAAGGAACTCCTCCTTCAGATCGAAGGCCGCAATAAGTTTGCCGGCGTTGCCGGCCAGTACCGCGGCCGCCGCGCCCTGCGCATCACGCGCCGGGCGGAGATCGACGAAGCCATTTAG
- a CDS encoding nitroreductase family protein: MPHECQERAMDVFDALAQRYSYRGPYRAQPVPRADLRRIVQAGLQAPSGKNGQTTRFIIVDDAELLAQIGRLHASNTAVQQARAMIACLVDRQPPPIYEGFSFQVEDCAAAVENMLLAITALGYASVWIDGWLRIGDHAATIGRLLGVPDEKVIRVLLPIGVPTEPGPRRDKLPFEQRAWFNAYGRAES, translated from the coding sequence ATGCCACACGAATGTCAGGAGCGTGCGATGGACGTGTTTGACGCATTGGCCCAGCGTTACAGCTATCGCGGCCCGTATCGTGCCCAGCCGGTGCCGCGTGCCGACCTGCGCCGCATCGTGCAGGCCGGCTTGCAGGCACCCTCGGGCAAGAACGGGCAAACGACCCGGTTCATCATCGTGGATGATGCCGAGCTATTGGCACAGATCGGGCGGCTGCATGCGAGCAATACTGCCGTGCAGCAGGCCCGCGCCATGATCGCGTGCCTCGTGGACCGGCAGCCGCCGCCCATCTACGAGGGGTTCAGTTTCCAGGTCGAAGACTGCGCGGCGGCGGTCGAGAACATGCTGCTGGCGATCACCGCGCTCGGCTACGCCTCGGTCTGGATCGATGGCTGGCTGCGCATCGGGGACCACGCGGCGACCATCGGGCGCCTGCTCGGCGTGCCGGATGAAAAGGTCATTCGTGTACTGTTGCCGATCGGCGTGCCAACGGAGCCGGGGCCGCGCCGCGACAAGCTGCCGTTCGAGCAGCGCGCGTGGTTCAACGCCTACGGGCGGGCGGAGAGTTAG
- a CDS encoding insulinase family protein, with product MSCFVEHTLPNGLRVVCEVLPRVRSAAAAFLARTGARHETPPEHGVSHFLEHMCFKGTATRTWRDINIRFDELGSIYNAYTGKEHTVYYGWLPGRRIAAQIELLADMLRPSLPADDFETERKVILEEIAMNDDGFDRQVWNFLHEVAFARHPLGHEVLGEKETIQGLPRATMLDYHARRYAADNVCLIAAGAVEPEEVFAAAGRCCGHWRRGGNGHLPTEPLPPLPTGVRKLKLDRFKQQSVMLVFPAVPRGHADEESLEAFTGLFGGHNSRCYWNIVQKGICTEAGAAWIAYEDCGILALYADGEPKRCEEMLAALRAQAREVAEHGVRPDEVQRVKNQRRTHLALEAENPRTRVMQLVDDIETHGYLRTADARLAAVEAVTVQSIAGYLERYPITGEGLLLSCGPRDWP from the coding sequence ATGTCATGCTTCGTCGAACACACTCTGCCCAACGGCCTGCGTGTCGTTTGTGAGGTCCTGCCGCGCGTGCGTTCCGCCGCCGCGGCGTTTCTCGCCCGCACGGGCGCCCGGCACGAGACGCCGCCCGAGCACGGCGTGAGCCACTTCCTGGAGCACATGTGCTTCAAGGGCACGGCCACGCGCACGTGGCGCGACATCAACATTCGCTTCGACGAGCTCGGCAGCATCTACAACGCCTACACCGGCAAAGAGCACACCGTGTATTACGGCTGGCTCCCGGGGCGGCGGATCGCCGCGCAGATCGAGTTGCTGGCGGACATGCTTCGCCCCAGCCTGCCGGCGGACGACTTCGAGACGGAACGAAAAGTCATCCTCGAAGAGATCGCCATGAACGACGACGGCTTCGATCGGCAGGTGTGGAATTTCCTGCACGAAGTCGCCTTCGCCCGGCATCCCCTGGGGCACGAGGTCCTTGGCGAGAAGGAGACGATCCAGGGACTGCCGCGCGCGACCATGTTGGACTATCACGCCCGCCGCTATGCCGCCGACAACGTCTGCCTGATCGCCGCCGGGGCGGTCGAGCCCGAAGAGGTCTTCGCGGCCGCGGGTCGCTGCTGCGGGCACTGGCGGCGTGGCGGGAATGGCCATCTGCCGACCGAGCCGCTGCCGCCACTGCCCACCGGCGTGCGCAAGCTGAAGCTGGACCGCTTCAAGCAGCAGTCGGTGATGCTGGTGTTTCCGGCTGTCCCGCGCGGCCATGCCGACGAGGAGAGCCTCGAGGCGTTCACGGGCCTGTTCGGCGGGCACAACTCGCGGTGCTACTGGAACATTGTGCAGAAGGGCATTTGTACGGAGGCGGGTGCTGCGTGGATTGCGTACGAGGACTGCGGCATTCTGGCCCTGTACGCGGACGGCGAGCCCAAGCGCTGCGAGGAAATGCTCGCCGCGCTGCGCGCGCAGGCCCGCGAGGTGGCCGAGCACGGCGTGCGGCCGGACGAGGTGCAGCGGGTGAAGAACCAACGGCGGACGCATCTCGCGCTGGAAGCGGAGAACCCGCGCACGCGCGTCATGCAGCTGGTCGACGACATCGAGACGCACGGCTACTTGCGGACCGCCGACGCGCGGCTGGCTGCCGTCGAGGCCGTGACGGTGCAGAGCATTGCCGGATACCTGGAGCGCTACCCGATCACCGGTGAGGGTCTGCTCCTGTCGTGCGGCCCCCGCGATTGGCCGTAG
- a CDS encoding PilZ domain-containing protein, with the protein MDAEEIVKLTPDAIRGLIDMHRVDAVPKQAPGLRREERWPFPGTVEVWLPEGSYGDRHILATLHNLSTHGLAMRARRPIAKDTVISLAIHQPAQSCYGTGIVRHCTRAHVGYLIGVEFTFDPEDETDTDKR; encoded by the coding sequence ATGGATGCCGAGGAAATCGTCAAACTGACGCCGGACGCAATACGCGGACTCATCGACATGCACCGGGTCGACGCGGTCCCCAAGCAGGCGCCGGGCCTCCGCCGCGAGGAGCGCTGGCCCTTCCCCGGCACCGTGGAAGTCTGGCTGCCCGAGGGGTCGTACGGCGACCGGCACATCCTCGCCACGCTGCATAACCTCAGCACGCACGGTCTGGCCATGCGGGCCCGCCGGCCGATCGCCAAGGACACCGTGATTTCACTCGCGATCCACCAGCCGGCCCAGAGCTGCTATGGGACCGGCATTGTGCGGCACTGCACGCGCGCCCACGTGGGCTACCTGATCGGCGTCGAATTCACGTTTGATCCCGAGGACGAGACCGACACCGACAAGCGCTGA
- a CDS encoding matrixin family metalloprotease, whose translation MRLPWLWLALPATVVLLGGCPVATDDVAGDSLITAVAGITESGASNPDETTSKPPQSTAYAGSVAGSGDYRLIEIGAAAAGERWTVSDGSGLLSGSSFLVVLLDENFDLLQRQVVSSGAPLVHVVRADSPAVYLGVSNSYGRAGGEFRFSVRLEAGLSVPPPRRQVVWLNFDGETDLSVHGRDGISFAPFDAAMLGSQYDGATDAIKAAIVAAMRVDYAGYNVKIVSSDDGPPPDGAYATVHFGGVDNRLLGLADSVDQYNADPYQHAIIYVESFADFGVMNLSDDEMGQMVGNVASHEFGHLLGLFHTQVPADVMDTTGTAWDLAADQSFLRGELEESVFPFGYENSPKLLGRIVGTTGEKAEDLAKPLGTAKMMRKAALRAMVRDTLRHRCGNCADPDD comes from the coding sequence ATGCGGCTTCCTTGGCTCTGGCTGGCGCTGCCAGCCACGGTGGTGCTTCTGGGGGGCTGTCCGGTCGCGACCGACGACGTGGCCGGTGACAGCCTGATCACGGCGGTGGCCGGGATCACGGAATCCGGGGCATCCAACCCGGACGAGACGACGTCCAAACCGCCGCAGAGCACCGCGTACGCGGGCTCGGTGGCGGGAAGCGGCGACTACCGACTGATCGAGATTGGAGCGGCTGCGGCCGGCGAGCGCTGGACCGTGTCCGACGGCTCCGGGCTGCTGAGCGGGTCGTCGTTCCTGGTCGTACTGCTGGACGAGAATTTCGACCTGCTGCAGCGGCAGGTCGTCTCGTCGGGCGCGCCGCTGGTCCACGTCGTGCGCGCCGACAGTCCGGCCGTCTACCTTGGGGTGAGCAACTCCTACGGCCGCGCGGGCGGCGAATTCCGCTTCTCAGTGCGGCTGGAAGCCGGGCTGAGCGTGCCGCCGCCCCGGCGGCAGGTCGTGTGGCTGAACTTCGACGGCGAAACCGACCTGAGCGTGCACGGGCGCGACGGCATCTCATTTGCGCCGTTCGACGCCGCCATGCTGGGATCGCAGTACGACGGTGCGACGGACGCGATCAAGGCGGCGATCGTGGCGGCGATGCGGGTGGATTACGCCGGCTACAATGTAAAGATTGTCAGCTCCGACGACGGGCCGCCGCCCGACGGTGCTTACGCGACGGTGCATTTTGGCGGCGTGGACAACCGGCTGCTGGGGCTGGCCGACAGCGTGGACCAGTACAACGCGGACCCGTATCAGCACGCGATCATCTACGTGGAGAGCTTCGCGGACTTCGGCGTGATGAACCTCAGCGACGATGAAATGGGGCAGATGGTGGGCAATGTGGCCAGCCACGAGTTCGGCCACCTGCTCGGCCTGTTCCATACGCAGGTGCCGGCGGACGTGATGGACACGACCGGAACCGCGTGGGACCTAGCGGCGGACCAGAGTTTCCTGCGCGGGGAGCTGGAAGAGAGTGTCTTTCCGTTCGGCTATGAGAATTCGCCGAAGCTGCTGGGCCGGATTGTCGGCACGACGGGCGAAAAGGCCGAGGACTTGGCAAAACCCTTGGGGACCGCAAAAATGATGCGTAAGGCCGCATTGCGGGCCATGGTGCGCGACACGTTGCGCCACCGTTGTGGAAACTGCGCGGATCCCGACGACTAA